Below is a genomic region from Vibrio mimicus.
TTACGCAGAAATGGAAGCAAAAATTGCACAGTCAGTAAACGCATTGCTGAACGTTCCATCCAGTGAAGAAGAGAGCATCCAAGACTAGCTTTAGTCTGGAAAATTCACTTTTCCAGACTCTAATTTTTTTCATTTTTATCAAAAAATTTAATTTTTCTGGAAAAATATACTGAGGCATTGATACATAAGACTTTCCAGAATTATTTTAGATTTGGATATAAAGAGTATATGACCACGATGCGCTAGCATCCATGCTCAATTCTGTTCAATAAAGAAAGCGGCCATTAGCCGCTTTCTTTTTACTTCACACACACCACATTGAGCAGTGATGAGCCTTTTAACACATTGACTTTGCCAGTGGTGAACATCCCTTTACGCCCCTCTCCCCAATACGGCAATTGCACTGGCCATTGATGTTGCTGCATCTGTTTCGATTTTAATAACGCTGACCACTCTTGCTCGATAGCGAGACGCATACCGAGATCTCGGCACACGATTTGTGCTGCGTCATAATCCAGGCGATTCCACGCCTGATCATGCTCCATGTAGAACTGCACTTTGGGGTTTTCAGTAAAAGGTAATGCGAAGGTTTGATTGCTTACTTTCACTTGCTGGCGCAATACGAAATCGTTGTTCCCCGAGGATTTAGGCGTGCTATTGTGTTTTGGCGCTGGTTTAGCCGCTGTGGTAACGGGCGCGGCTTTTTGCTCCACTTTCGCAGTACTCGCTGGCTTTTTCATCGCAGTTTCAGAAGCCACGACTGGCGTGGTAGTAGCAACCGCTGAAGCCACAGGTTTTGTTTTCATCACAGGCTGCTGCGCAGAGGTTTTCACCACTTGGCGGATGAATGCTTGCTCAAACGTGGCCAGTTTTTTGACCTTTTTCAGCTCTTTACTTGCGAGCGAGAAATCGCTGTAGGGGCCAATCAAGCAACGTGAACCTTTCGGCTCGGGTTTGACCCAAATGTCGGTCGAAATATGCTGGTAAATAGCTTTAACTGTCGAGAGCGGCATCGGCTTACTTAGCATGCCGCACTGGATCCAGAACAGGGAATCTCCCCGCTTGGGCTTTTTGCCCCATAAGCCATCACCAATTGGACAAGCCGCATCCAACACAGGTAATTGGTTAACCGCCGCCTGCTGCGCATCGCACAAATAGTCACTCTCGGCTGTAGCAATGGGGGCAAATAACAGTAAAGCCACACTCAGGTTGCAGCATAGAATCCATTTCGGCATCCGCTTGTCTCCTTAATTCTCTGTGACTGAAATCCGTGTAAGTAATGTCATTCTTCTCATCACTCACACGTATTGGGATCCGGTATAGCAAAGATAAATGCAAAAAAAGAGCCGCATTCAAATACGGCTCTTAGTTTATGGAGAGTTTGTGAAGCAAATCAATCAGATTTACTCACCCTTTGTAAATTTTCGGGTTAAACACATCACGCAACCAATCGCCAAGCAAGTTAATCACTAATACCAGCAATACCAATACAATGCCGGGAAAGGCGGTTATCCACCATGCACCCGAGAAAATGTAGGTAAAACCGATGCTGATCAGAGAGCCCAATGACGGCTGATCGACCGGTAAACCTAAGCCAAGGAAGGAGAGTGCCGCCTCTGACATGATCGCGTTTGCCACTTGTACCGTTGAAATCACCAGTATCGGAGATAAACAGTTGGGCAGAATATGGCGGAACATAATGCGTGGCGCTTTAAAACCCATCACGCGTGCTGCTTCCACATACTCTTTTTTCTTCTCAGCAAGTACAGAAGCGCGCACCGTCCGTGCGTATTGTGGCCATTCAGCAACACCGATGATCACCACCAGCATCACCACTGCATATTGGCTGAAAAACTCACCACCAAAGCTGGCTTTAAAAATTGCCGAGACAATAATGGCCA
It encodes:
- a CDS encoding SPOR domain-containing protein gives rise to the protein MPKWILCCNLSVALLLFAPIATAESDYLCDAQQAAVNQLPVLDAACPIGDGLWGKKPKRGDSLFWIQCGMLSKPMPLSTVKAIYQHISTDIWVKPEPKGSRCLIGPYSDFSLASKELKKVKKLATFEQAFIRQVVKTSAQQPVMKTKPVASAVATTTPVVASETAMKKPASTAKVEQKAAPVTTAAKPAPKHNSTPKSSGNNDFVLRQQVKVSNQTFALPFTENPKVQFYMEHDQAWNRLDYDAAQIVCRDLGMRLAIEQEWSALLKSKQMQQHQWPVQLPYWGEGRKGMFTTGKVNVLKGSSLLNVVCVK
- a CDS encoding ABC transporter permease; amino-acid sequence: MSAVSTAPSRWERFKQSDFLYYFLRDKVAMSSFAVFMLFVIVAISSPWIAPTNPYDLSSIDIMDAELPPSWMEGGNEHFLLGTDEQGRDIFSTILYGSRLSLTIGFLAVGLQLALGIVIGLSAGYFGGRIDSFLMRFADIQLSFSTMMVAIIVSAIFKASFGGEFFSQYAVVMLVVIIGVAEWPQYARTVRASVLAEKKKEYVEAARVMGFKAPRIMFRHILPNCLSPILVISTVQVANAIMSEAALSFLGLGLPVDQPSLGSLISIGFTYIFSGAWWITAFPGIVLVLLVLVINLLGDWLRDVFNPKIYKG